TTTGTACCTACTCTCAACCTTAAAAAGTATGTCCGAGATTCACTTATCCAAACCTACCAACAAATGCAAAAAAGCTATTCTTTTATCCCTTGTGAAAAATTATTTGACCCTTCCTACCTACCTAATGACCATAACGAAGTTCTACTCATGGAACGCTTGATAGAAAAAAGCCAACAATTTTATCAACAGCATCAGTCTTATTTAGACTGGCAAAATACGTTCTGGATAGCCTTTATACAAGGTTTTGGTTATGAAAAAAATGTAGAGTCTTTCAAAGAGATTGCTCAAAAATTACCCTTCAAACTCATCCTCAAATATCAACGAAACTTGGAAGACCTAGAAGCCCTTTTATTTGGCGTGGCAGGTTTATTAGAGCACCAAAAGATACAAGAACCGTACTACTTGAATCTTAAACAAAAGTGGGAGCTTCTAAAAAATAAGCACACACTTAGTGCAATAAGTCTGTACCCCTTACAATGGGGAGGCATACGCCCTGCTAATTTTCCAACCATTCGCTTAATGATAATTGCTAAAATACTTCATCGCCATTCTCATCTTATTCAAAATGGCTTTCAGATTAAAAGTGTAAAAGAATGGCACGAAACTTTTGAAAAAATATCTACTTCCCACACTTTTTGGGACACACATTACACCTTTGAAAAAATTTCGCAACCAAAGGTTAAAACCTTAGGTAAAACTGCAATTAACATTATGCTTATCAACACTATTTTACCTGTTCAATTT
This portion of the Bacteroidia bacterium genome encodes:
- a CDS encoding DUF2851 family protein, with the protein product MSQISETLLAYIWKHKKFDTSQLLTEDNQPIEIVEVGRTNSAEGPDFLDARIRINGYLWAGSVEIDVLQQNWELHKHHLNPKYNNVILHVIFEENHKIPPIYRADNTFVPTLNLKKYVRDSLIQTYQQMQKSYSFIPCEKLFDPSYLPNDHNEVLLMERLIEKSQQFYQQHQSYLDWQNTFWIAFIQGFGYEKNVESFKEIAQKLPFKLILKYQRNLEDLEALLFGVAGLLEHQKIQEPYYLNLKQKWELLKNKHTLSAISLYPLQWGGIRPANFPTIRLMIIAKILHRHSHLIQNGFQIKSVKEWHETFEKISTSHTFWDTHYTFEKISQPKVKTLGKTAINIMLINTILPVQFLYYQYHHPFKAQSILNLYREIEPEENHITQKWKNLGVSLKQAHDTQVWIHLYKNYCEHKKCLSCPIGQNILS